From the genome of Desulfobacterales bacterium:
GTCGCGTTAAGATGAAAGAAGTTCACGATGGCCTGCTTGGCGTTTACGGCACATCCTGCGGAGTGGAAGCTTTCAATCAATGCGGTGACCTTCCGATCAAGAACTGGCTTTGGGGTACTTGGGACAAGGCTAAAATGGTTTCCGGCCAGCACCTTGCCGAAACTATCCTGAAGAAACGCTATTACTGCGCTGACTGTCTTATCGGTTGCGGCCGTACCGTAGAGATTCCCAACGGCAAATTCAAAATGGAAAGCGGTAGCGGCCCTGAGTATGAAACGCTTGGTATGCTCGGCTCCAATTGCCTGATCGACGATGTCGAAGCCATCGCTAAAGCCAACGAATACTGCAACGATTACGGCATAGATACCATTTCGGCCGGTTCGGCTGTCAGTTTTCTTATGGAGGCCTGGGAGCACGGCATGATTACCAGTGAAGATACCGGTGGTCTCGAGATGACCTGGGGCAACGGCGAGGCCATGGTTGAAATGATAAAGAAAATCGCTCTGCGTCAGGACATCGGTGATGATTGTTCCCAGGGTATTCTGGCGGCCGTCAAACGTGTTGGTCCGGTTAGTGAAGAGTTTGCGATCCATACCAAAGGGATGGACTTCCCTGCCCATGACCCCCGAGGTCGTGGCGGTCTGGCGGTTGCCTACGCGACCTCCAATCGTGGAGCCTGCCATATGCAGGCCTACAACCAGGATTTTGAAGGCGAAGGCTGTAGCAATATCGCCGATCTTGGCTATGATGCGCCCATGCCGCCCTACACCAATGAAGGCAAAGGTAAGTTCGTTGCTGACCAACAGAATTTTATGAGCATGATGGACTCGTTGAAGATCTGTAAGTTCTCGGTCTTCGGCGGCATGACAGTCGGTCCCATGACTCAGTGCCTCAACCATATCACCGGATGGCATTTCACCAATGCCCAGTGGGTGAAATGCGGTGAGCGGATTTTTAACCTGAAGCGTCTGTTCAACACTCGCGAAGGGGTCAGCCGTAAAGATGATACTCTGCCGGTAAGGATACTGACCAGTCCTCGTCAGGGTGGTGCCGGTGATTTTGTTCCTGACCTGGGCTATCAGCTTCGTGACTATTACCGCGCCCGCGGATGGGATGAATGGGGTGTTCCCACGCCGGAGACCCTCAAACGACTGGGTCTGGATGCCTATGAATACCATAAAGGCCCTCGCACTACAGCTGCCCAGCGGTAATTTGCCTTAGGTAAACCCCCGGCTTTGCCGGGCGACTCATTAAATTTTTGACATTTACGGGAGTAAATGGAAGCCCCTCCAGATGTGAAGCGCTCAGCGTCACAAAGGAGGGGCTATTTGCACATGCTCATATCAATGGTAGATGTCAAGCAAGTTGTCGTCTAAACAATAACAAAATTATCGGTTATGCCCGCAAAAAAATTCCAGGCCCTCCGACGAGTTTTTGAAGACCCATTCTCGGCCCTGAGAATTTTTTGTTCCTTCTTTGACAAAATGGTCTTTATCGGTATGACCTTATCCACTTGTGCCGTCTTTTCACCATCTTCGGTTGTCTTTTCTGAGTTGTTTCTATTGGTTAACGCTACCTCACCGATATGGCGCCAATTTCTTGTTTTGATGAGTGGATTCACGCTAATTGATGGACAACAATTCACTTTAAATGAGGGTTACTGCTCTGCCAGTGCCATCCGTCAGGGCCGATAAAATACGTACGGATTCAAAAAAAAAAATAGCTGTTTACGACGGTTCGCAGTTGCTTACCGGTCAAACCCGTTTCGCGTATTCATTGGAGAATAAAAAGAGATCGGGTTTTTCATAATGCCTGATCCGATCGCATCAATTTTCCGGTTTCTGTTGTTCACATCAGGCCAGTCTGAATTGTTTTATCTTTCGCCAGAGGGTGGATCGGCTGATGCCCAGTTCTCTTGCCGCGCAAGCTCGGTTGCCGTTATGCTTGTGGAGGATTTCTTGCGTAAGGCGGGCTTCCGAATGCTGCAGAGCTCCTTTATTGGGGGAAAAATTGTTGGGTATCCGGCTGTGGTGAAGAAAATCCATCGGCAGTTGGGATAGTTGAATTTCATCTCCCGGGCAGAGTACGCAGGCATGTTCCAGGATGTTTTCCAGTTCCCGGATATTGCCGGGATAGTTATACTTCATCAGGTGGGTCATGACATCATTGGATACCCGTTTGACGGGGCTGTTGCTTTTCTCGCTTATTTTTTGAATAAATGTTTCCACCAGAAGTGGAATGTCCTCCTTGCGATCCTTGAGATCCGGCAACACGAGTTTGATGATGTTGAGTCGATAATACAGGTCTTTTCGAAATTTCCCTTCCATCACAAGGGCTTCCATGTTTCTGTTGCTGGCGGCAATGATGCGGGCATTGGTTTGAGACGGTCGCGTGGCACCCACCGGGTAAAATTCTTTTTCTTCGATAACCTTTAACAGTTTTACCTGGAAGGCGTGAGACATGTCGCCC
Proteins encoded in this window:
- a CDS encoding aldehyde ferredoxin oxidoreductase family protein, with translation MSNVIGGYWQKIAVIDLTTGKVDYMSPSEDDLQNFIGGSGLGAKLLYENLEAGIDPLGPENILICMTGPFVGTKLPESGRWELITKSPLTGIYLESDCGGKWGPALKSCGLDGVMVKGKAKEPVYITIEDEDIQIKKADHLWNKGTFETDKLIKKEMGTVSQVISIGQAGEKLVKLACIMTGGRDGRAAGRGGGGAVMGSKNLKAIAVKGSKKVSIVNQNVFDDFLSDSRVKMKEVHDGLLGVYGTSCGVEAFNQCGDLPIKNWLWGTWDKAKMVSGQHLAETILKKRYYCADCLIGCGRTVEIPNGKFKMESGSGPEYETLGMLGSNCLIDDVEAIAKANEYCNDYGIDTISAGSAVSFLMEAWEHGMITSEDTGGLEMTWGNGEAMVEMIKKIALRQDIGDDCSQGILAAVKRVGPVSEEFAIHTKGMDFPAHDPRGRGGLAVAYATSNRGACHMQAYNQDFEGEGCSNIADLGYDAPMPPYTNEGKGKFVADQQNFMSMMDSLKICKFSVFGGMTVGPMTQCLNHITGWHFTNAQWVKCGERIFNLKRLFNTREGVSRKDDTLPVRILTSPRQGGAGDFVPDLGYQLRDYYRARGWDEWGVPTPETLKRLGLDAYEYHKGPRTTAAQR